One window of the Bacteroidota bacterium genome contains the following:
- a CDS encoding T9SS type A sorting domain-containing protein — MSIKKITIICIIIGLAIGFKFMNSAASKNPVKKFHTQSQLDAYNGIATRAPIEPGEYFLPSTSCRGCHGYDSAQVANINEAGEDVNLVDRWESSMMALSSKDPFWKAKVSHEITVNPAHAGPLQNKCLDCHAPMGAFTSKFHGEPFYSLTDLATDSLGMDGVSCMSCHTIKPTVGFTFSGNIPYDTSLSVYGPFVAPFVAPMQLYEGLTPTYSSHMDESRVCSACHTLITESVDLAGAFTGGHFVEQATYHEYVNSDYPSTNVKCQTCHMPPVNEYIIIANGFTGLTPRTPFNQHTFAGANLFMLNLIKNNKTALGITVPFKSFDSTIVATTAMLQEKSLDFDLQLVSTTSDTAYFKVMLKNKAGHKFPSGYPSRRAVLQFVVIDGAGDTIFQTGIFNNQYRVIGENSNFEGHHDVINQSHVPQIYELVPGDVGGNFTSVLERAAILLKDNRIPPLGFTTASAVYDTVKISNDALADADFNKVASVEGSGVDWVHFAVPLAGAVGNIDIKSKVYFQSVPPKWVDHMFTYSTAEINTFETMYNSADQSPILVAQDSINNVLIPTGIETYSSNELVKAWPTISMDGKVYISSEYGTLIKSVEVFNAEGKLQAQHQNLGFQPSMSLYLPQASGIYYLRIATGNKIIFKKVVKS, encoded by the coding sequence ATGAGCATAAAAAAAATTACCATCATCTGTATCATTATCGGATTAGCAATCGGGTTTAAATTTATGAACTCTGCTGCATCTAAAAACCCGGTTAAAAAATTTCACACACAATCACAATTGGATGCCTACAATGGAATTGCAACAAGAGCACCTATTGAACCCGGAGAATATTTTTTGCCATCCACCAGCTGCAGAGGCTGTCATGGATATGATTCGGCTCAAGTAGCAAACATTAACGAAGCGGGAGAAGATGTCAATTTAGTTGATCGTTGGGAAAGCTCTATGATGGCATTATCTTCAAAAGATCCATTTTGGAAAGCAAAAGTATCACATGAAATAACTGTTAATCCTGCGCATGCAGGCCCTCTACAAAATAAATGTTTGGATTGCCATGCCCCAATGGGTGCATTCACCTCTAAGTTTCATGGAGAACCATTTTATTCACTTACCGATTTAGCAACTGACTCATTAGGTATGGATGGCGTATCCTGCATGAGCTGTCATACCATCAAACCAACAGTTGGATTTACGTTTTCTGGTAACATTCCTTATGATACCAGTTTAAGTGTTTACGGTCCTTTCGTTGCACCCTTTGTTGCTCCCATGCAATTGTATGAAGGTTTAACTCCTACCTATAGTTCACACATGGATGAATCCAGAGTTTGTTCCGCTTGTCATACACTGATTACTGAATCTGTTGACTTAGCAGGTGCATTTACCGGAGGGCATTTTGTGGAGCAAGCAACGTATCATGAGTATGTTAATTCCGATTATCCATCTACCAATGTGAAGTGCCAAACATGTCACATGCCTCCTGTGAATGAATATATTATTATTGCCAATGGATTTACCGGTTTAACACCACGCACGCCCTTTAATCAACACACATTTGCGGGAGCCAATTTATTTATGTTGAACTTGATTAAAAACAACAAAACAGCGTTAGGCATCACGGTTCCTTTCAAGAGTTTTGATTCGACCATTGTTGCAACAACAGCGATGCTTCAAGAAAAATCGTTGGACTTTGATTTACAGTTAGTGAGTACAACCTCTGACACTGCTTATTTCAAAGTCATGTTAAAAAATAAAGCCGGACATAAATTTCCATCCGGTTATCCATCACGCAGAGCTGTTTTGCAATTTGTTGTGATTGACGGAGCCGGAGACACGATTTTCCAAACCGGTATTTTTAATAATCAATACCGAGTTATCGGAGAAAATTCAAATTTCGAAGGACATCACGATGTAATTAATCAATCGCATGTTCCACAAATTTACGAATTGGTTCCGGGTGATGTGGGAGGCAACTTCACTTCCGTTTTGGAACGAGCGGCCATTCTATTAAAAGACAACCGAATTCCACCATTAGGATTTACAACTGCATCGGCTGTTTACGACACTGTTAAAATTTCGAATGATGCGCTTGCAGATGCCGATTTTAACAAAGTGGCTTCTGTTGAAGGAAGCGGTGTGGATTGGGTTCACTTTGCTGTTCCATTGGCCGGAGCAGTTGGAAACATTGATATTAAATCCAAAGTATATTTCCAATCCGTTCCACCAAAATGGGTTGATCACATGTTCACTTATTCAACAGCAGAAATCAACACCTTTGAAACCATGTACAACAGTGCCGATCAAAGTCCGATTTTAGTAGCACAAGACAGCATCAACAATGTGTTAATCCCAACAGGAATTGAAACCTATTCATCCAACGAGTTGGTAAAAGCATGGCCTACGATTTCGATGGATGGCAAAGTTTACATCTCTTCGGAGTATGGAACACTTATCAAATCTGTCGAAGTATTCAATGCTGAAGGTAAATTGCAAGCGCAACATCAAAATTTAGGGTTTCAACCAAGCATGAGCCTATATTTACCGCAAGCTTCGGGCATTTATTATCTGAGAATCGCCACCGGAAACAAAATAATCTTCAAAAAAGTTGTAAAATCCTAA